One part of the Candidatus Methanoperedens sp. genome encodes these proteins:
- a CDS encoding DUF5371 family protein: MAKIMHAQTVLTMEDIEALKEKTGESSTKDALAKAVSHYLECEYTQVEDMWAKKLEKVVKRKQREE, encoded by the coding sequence ATGGCAAAAATCATGCATGCACAGACAGTTCTTACAATGGAAGACATTGAAGCTCTGAAGGAAAAGACTGGAGAGAGCAGCACCAAGGATGCGCTGGCCAAAGCGGTCTCACATTATCTCGAGTGCGAATATACACAGGTAGAGGATATGTGGGCCAAGAAACTTGAAAAAGTCGTAAAGCGAAAACAGAGGGAAGAATAG
- a CDS encoding CBS domain-containing protein, with protein sequence MFLPAPDDMKKLRLELGLTQHDLASRAGVSQPLIARIESGDVDPRLSTLGKIFNAFDAARKEKVIVKDIMHSPIIHTSSDSSVEDAARIMEKHGFSQMPVIDNGVPVGSISTDQIVSSMTDQDIKKVSHLLVRNIMGESFPTVSPIADTNSVSRILEKNPAVLVLEKGRVIGMITKHDIMKMLRG encoded by the coding sequence ATGTTCCTGCCCGCGCCCGACGATATGAAGAAACTGAGGCTTGAGCTGGGTCTCACTCAACATGACCTCGCCTCGCGCGCCGGCGTAAGCCAGCCCCTTATCGCGCGCATCGAATCAGGGGACGTCGACCCCAGACTATCCACACTGGGCAAGATATTCAATGCCTTTGACGCTGCAAGGAAAGAAAAGGTCATTGTCAAGGATATAATGCATTCACCCATCATCCACACAAGTTCGGATAGTTCGGTAGAGGATGCCGCCAGGATCATGGAAAAGCACGGCTTTTCCCAGATGCCGGTCATCGACAACGGAGTGCCGGTGGGCAGCATCTCAACTGACCAGATAGTGAGTTCGATGACGGACCAGGACATAAAAAAAGTGTCCCATCTACTGGTGCGCAACATAATGGGTGAGTCCTTCCCAACTGTTTCTCCCATAGCAGATACAAATTCTGTCTCGAGGATTCTCGAAAAGAATCCGGCTGTTCTTGTACTTGAAAAAGGGAGGGTAATTGGCATGATTACCAAACATGATATTATGAAAATGCTTAGAGGATGA